The proteins below are encoded in one region of Syngnathus acus chromosome 2, fSynAcu1.2, whole genome shotgun sequence:
- the sp5l gene encoding sp5 transcription factor-like, producing MAALTIQRTDNFLHTFLQDRTPSSSPEGPPGALSFLATTCSQAWQVGSSTGSEGSQFPYEASVSSASGMFQLWSNDMAPGTALGTHQMTFTVPKVQFPGHVQSGLSHHPHHHHHHHHHHPHHELPLTPPAEPASAYSFELSPVKVQANGAYYPQHSGVGQNFPGFLQNSSARHHGEEGQQWWSLPQSNAPPSNHPFTLGRQLVLGHQPQIAALLQGTSKGLLSSTRRCRRCKCPNCQAGGGGGAGLEFGKKRLHICHIPECGKVYKKTSHLKAHLRWHAGERPFICNWLFCGKSFTRSDELQRHLRTHTGEKRFGCQQCGKRFMRSDHLSKHVKTHQSRKSRSGQPTHAADPLLANIKRE from the exons ATGGCTGCGCTCACCATACAAAGGACTGACAACTTTTTGCATACCTTTTTGCAG GACCGCACGCCCAGCTCGTCTCCGGAGGGCCCTCCCGGCGCCCTGTCCTTCCTGGCCACCACCTGCAGCCAGGCCTGGCAGGTGGGCAGTAGCACAGGCTCGGAAGGCTCCCAGTTCCCCTACGAGGCCAGCGTCAGCTCCGCTTCCGGCATGTTCCAGCTGTGGAGCAACGACATGGCGCCCGGCACGGCCCTCGGCACGCACCAAATGACCTTCACCGTGCCCAAGGTGCAGTTTCCGGGACACGTGCAGTCCGGCCTGAGCCACCACccgcaccaccaccaccaccatcatcatcatcatccgcACCACGAGCTTCCTCTCACCCCTCCGGCCGAGCCCGCTTCAGCTTACTCGTTCGAACTCTCCCCCGTTAAAGTGCAGGCCAACGGCGCCTACTACCCGCAACACAGCGGCGTGGGACAGAACTTCCCCGGCTTCCTCCAGAACTCCTCGGCCAGGCATCACGGTGAAGAAGGCCAGCAATGGTGGAGCCTTCCCCAAAGCAACGCCCCGCCCTCCAACCACCCCTTCACTCTGGGCAGGCAGCTGGTGTTGGGCCACCAGCCGCAGATCGCCGCTCTCCTCCAGGGGACCTCCAAGGGCCTGCTCAGCTCCACGCGCCGCTGCAGGCGCTGCAAGTGCCCCAACTGCCaagccggcggcggcggtggtgcCGGCTTGGAGTTTGGCAAGAAGAGACTGCACATCTGCCACATTCCCGAGTGCGGTAAAGTGTACAAGAAGACCTCGCACCTGAAGGCCCACCTGCGCTGGCACGCCGGCGAGAGGCCCTTCATCTGCAACTGGCTCTTCTGCGGTAAAAGCTTCACGCGCTCCGACGAGCTGCAGCGGCACCTGCGCACGCACACCGGCGAGAAACGTTTCGGCTGCCAGCAGTGCGGCAAGAGGTTCATGAGGAGCGACCACCTCTCCAAGCACGTCAAGACCCACCAGAGCAGGAAGAGCCGCTCCGGTCAGCCGACGCACGCCGCCGACCCTCTGCTGGCCAACATCAAGAGAGAGTAA